In Chitinivorax sp. PXF-14, a single window of DNA contains:
- a CDS encoding phytoene desaturase family protein — translation MAHFDAVVIGAGNAGLTAATKLQRSGCKTLLLERHNVPGGCATSFIRGDYEFEVALHQLSGLGTEAQPFIMRQLFADLGVLDKVEFVQEHELYRLVIPGLFDTTLPASWKGMMKQLQANYPQESDAIERFFDMASKLTMENFLQLPQCRRANDAAMLQATCPTYVAYGLRPAQDVLDEFFDDDKLISTIAIYWCYLGVPPSQLPFADLMAMLFAYCTFKPWNIRGGSQALSSALLDAFLRAGGEVRFNCGAEKILTEGRRVSGVRLASGETVRCDAVLSNASPLVTYNELLDWDAPPLEIQQDFKSRRMGTSALVVYVGLDCPPEAVGITTASTFIGSTTDNDAIHERMSSFDKPLFGMATCYNFVDTKLVPPGKSLISLVALQYGEMWRKLPPGDYLRTKYEQGELLMQLIEAVFPRLREHIEELEVATPLTMMRYLNSPDGAIYGFKQHTVDSELFRDRLQGVAGLYNAGSWVGMGGFQPAYMSGEATARAVLKHLLQKELAHA, via the coding sequence ATGGCGCATTTTGACGCGGTGGTGATCGGTGCCGGCAATGCCGGGCTGACCGCCGCCACCAAGCTGCAGCGCAGCGGCTGCAAGACCCTGCTGCTGGAGCGGCACAATGTTCCCGGTGGCTGCGCCACCTCGTTCATACGCGGCGATTACGAATTCGAAGTCGCGCTGCACCAGCTGAGCGGCCTCGGCACCGAGGCGCAGCCCTTCATCATGCGCCAGCTGTTTGCCGACCTGGGCGTGCTCGACAAGGTCGAGTTCGTGCAGGAACACGAACTGTACCGGCTGGTGATCCCCGGCCTGTTCGACACCACGCTGCCGGCGAGCTGGAAGGGCATGATGAAGCAGCTGCAGGCCAACTACCCGCAGGAAAGCGACGCCATCGAGCGCTTCTTCGACATGGCCTCGAAGCTGACCATGGAAAACTTCCTGCAACTGCCGCAGTGCCGCCGCGCCAACGACGCCGCGATGCTGCAGGCGACCTGCCCGACCTATGTCGCCTACGGCCTGCGCCCGGCGCAGGACGTGCTGGACGAGTTCTTCGACGATGACAAGCTGATCTCCACGATCGCCATCTACTGGTGCTATCTGGGTGTGCCGCCAAGCCAGCTGCCGTTTGCCGACCTGATGGCGATGCTGTTCGCCTATTGCACCTTCAAGCCCTGGAATATCCGCGGCGGCTCGCAGGCCCTGTCCAGCGCCCTGCTCGACGCCTTCCTGCGTGCCGGTGGCGAGGTGCGCTTCAACTGCGGCGCCGAGAAGATCCTCACCGAAGGCCGGCGCGTGAGCGGCGTGCGGCTGGCCTCGGGCGAGACCGTCCGCTGCGACGCGGTGCTGTCCAATGCCAGCCCGCTGGTCACCTACAACGAGCTGCTCGACTGGGACGCGCCGCCGCTGGAAATCCAGCAGGATTTCAAATCGCGGCGCATGGGCACCTCGGCGCTGGTCGTGTACGTCGGGCTCGATTGCCCGCCGGAAGCCGTCGGCATCACCACCGCCTCGACCTTCATCGGCAGCACCACCGACAACGATGCGATCCACGAGCGCATGAGCAGCTTCGACAAGCCGCTGTTCGGCATGGCCACCTGCTACAACTTCGTCGATACCAAGCTGGTGCCACCGGGCAAGAGCCTGATCTCGCTGGTGGCGCTGCAATACGGCGAGATGTGGCGCAAGCTGCCGCCCGGGGACTATCTGCGCACCAAGTACGAGCAGGGCGAATTGCTGATGCAACTGATCGAGGCCGTCTTTCCCAGGCTGCGCGAGCACATCGAGGAGCTCGAAGTGGCCACGCCGCTGACCATGATGCGCTACCTCAACAGCCCGGACGGCGCGATCTACGGCTTCAAGCAGCACACCGTCGATTCCGAACTGTTCCGCGATCGCCTGCAAGGGGTGGCAGGCCTCTACAACGCCGGCAGCTGGGTCGGCATGGGGGGCTTCCAGCCTGCCTATATGTCGGGCGAAGCGACTGCGCGCGCCGTGTTGAAACATCTGTTACAGAAGGAATTGGCCCATGCCTGA
- a CDS encoding FAD-dependent oxidoreductase produces the protein MSDGKRAVIIGGSMAGLLVAAAVAPFFEQVLILERDTRREAIVPRKGVPQGAHVHGFLAAGRIALEQLLPGIVDDVVAQGGAVGDMLKDALFYVGKRTRFVSGDSGIAGLVASRPLLEHVVAGRVAAIGQVELRHGVSVGGLVFSGDGRRVVGVSYSADGAAPQTLDADLVIDASGRGSRSRQWLQQAGFPLPMQDTLTVNVTYSSCWFRRSEPHDAGVRAVFVAPDAANPVPSGMMEQEGERWIVSCGSYGDSAAPATLEAFRDYIRRHSAPEIDAVISQAEAIGAPQRFKYPASVRNRYDKLSRFPAGYLVTGDALCSFNPVYGQGMTIAAQQALALRDCLAAGGERIWPAFFRRAARVVADPWEFAIASDLALPCVAAKRPFGFGLMQRYVERVMHAASRDMAVARAVLRVVHLLDRPSALLAPAVVYRALRAGRT, from the coding sequence ATGTCGGATGGCAAGCGTGCCGTCATCATCGGCGGCAGCATGGCGGGCCTGCTCGTGGCGGCGGCGGTCGCGCCCTTTTTCGAGCAGGTGCTGATTCTCGAACGTGACACCCGGCGTGAGGCGATCGTGCCGCGCAAGGGCGTGCCGCAAGGGGCGCATGTGCACGGTTTTCTGGCCGCGGGCCGCATCGCGCTGGAGCAATTGTTGCCCGGCATCGTCGACGACGTGGTGGCGCAGGGCGGTGCGGTCGGCGACATGCTGAAGGATGCGCTGTTCTATGTCGGCAAGCGCACGCGCTTCGTCAGCGGCGACAGCGGCATCGCTGGCCTGGTGGCGAGCCGGCCGTTGCTCGAACACGTGGTGGCCGGGCGGGTCGCCGCCATCGGCCAGGTCGAGCTGCGCCACGGGGTCAGCGTTGGCGGCCTTGTCTTCAGCGGCGACGGCAGGCGCGTCGTCGGCGTCAGCTACAGCGCGGATGGCGCTGCGCCGCAAACGCTCGACGCGGACCTGGTGATCGACGCCAGCGGCCGTGGCAGCCGCTCCCGCCAGTGGCTGCAGCAGGCGGGCTTTCCGCTGCCCATGCAGGATACGCTCACGGTCAACGTCACCTACAGCAGTTGCTGGTTCCGGCGGAGCGAGCCGCACGACGCCGGGGTGCGCGCGGTGTTCGTGGCGCCCGATGCCGCCAACCCCGTGCCGTCCGGCATGATGGAGCAGGAAGGGGAGCGCTGGATCGTCAGCTGCGGCAGCTATGGCGACAGCGCCGCGCCGGCGACGCTGGAGGCATTCCGCGACTATATCCGCCGCCACAGCGCGCCGGAGATCGACGCGGTCATCTCACAGGCCGAGGCCATCGGCGCCCCGCAACGCTTCAAATACCCGGCCAGCGTGCGCAACCGCTACGATAAGCTGTCGCGCTTTCCTGCGGGCTATCTCGTCACGGGCGATGCGCTGTGCAGCTTCAATCCTGTTTACGGCCAAGGCATGACCATCGCGGCGCAACAGGCCTTGGCGCTGCGCGACTGCCTGGCAGCCGGCGGCGAGCGGATCTGGCCTGCATTCTTCAGACGCGCCGCCAGGGTGGTGGCCGACCCGTGGGAATTCGCAATCGCCAGCGACCTTGCGCTGCCTTGCGTGGCGGCGAAGCGCCCGTTTGGCTTTGGCTTGATGCAACGCTATGTCGAGCGGGTCATGCACGCCGCCAGCCGCGATATGGCCGTGGCCCGTGCGGTGCTGCGCGTGGTGCACTTGCTGGACAGGCCGAGCGCCCTGCTCGCGCCAGCGGTGGTCTACCGGGCGCTGCGCGCGGGCCGGACCTGA
- the hemW gene encoding radical SAM family heme chaperone HemW, which translates to MQTISLPAGRSHWQLQALPPLALYIHMPWCVRKCPYCDFNSHEAKNGFDENGYLDALVRDLELALPSIWGRRVVSIFFGGGTPSLFSAAGLDRLLADIRARVALNADAEITLEANPGTFEADKFRDYRAAGINRLSIGIQSFNAGHLKALGRIHDEREAQRAIEIAHRHFDNFNLDLMYALPGQTLAEAQADIRTAIDAGSTHLSAYHLTLEPNTLFYRYPPALPDDELSADMQEMVEAELASAGFDHYETSAFARPGRRCQHNLNYWQFGDYLGIGAGAHSKLTFHDRIVREMRYKQPTQYLREIAAGAPVQESRQVALDELPFEFMMNLLRLTGGFESQLFTERTGLPLARIERELSEAEARGLLERDHVGIRPTQAGQRFLNDLLQLFLNGEPD; encoded by the coding sequence ATGCAGACGATTTCCCTTCCCGCCGGGCGCAGCCATTGGCAGCTGCAGGCGCTGCCACCACTGGCGCTGTACATCCACATGCCGTGGTGCGTGCGCAAGTGCCCGTATTGCGACTTCAATTCGCACGAGGCGAAGAACGGCTTCGACGAGAACGGCTATCTCGATGCGCTGGTGCGCGACCTGGAGCTGGCGCTGCCGTCGATCTGGGGCCGCCGCGTGGTCAGCATCTTCTTCGGCGGCGGCACGCCGAGCCTGTTCTCGGCCGCCGGGCTCGACCGGCTGCTGGCCGACATCCGCGCGCGCGTGGCGTTGAATGCCGATGCCGAGATCACGCTGGAGGCCAACCCCGGCACCTTCGAAGCCGACAAGTTCCGCGATTACCGTGCGGCCGGCATCAACCGCCTGTCGATCGGCATCCAGAGCTTCAACGCAGGTCACCTCAAGGCGCTCGGCCGCATCCACGACGAGCGCGAGGCGCAGCGCGCGATCGAGATTGCCCACCGGCATTTCGACAACTTCAATCTCGACCTGATGTACGCGCTGCCCGGGCAGACGCTGGCCGAGGCGCAGGCCGACATCCGCACCGCGATCGACGCCGGCTCCACGCATCTGTCGGCCTACCACCTGACGCTGGAGCCGAACACGCTGTTCTACCGCTACCCGCCCGCCTTGCCCGACGACGAGCTGTCGGCCGACATGCAGGAGATGGTCGAGGCGGAGCTTGCCTCTGCCGGCTTCGATCATTACGAGACCTCGGCGTTTGCGCGGCCCGGCCGGCGCTGCCAGCACAACCTCAACTACTGGCAGTTCGGCGATTATCTCGGCATCGGCGCCGGCGCACATTCCAAGCTGACCTTCCATGACCGCATCGTGCGCGAGATGCGCTACAAGCAGCCGACGCAGTATCTGCGCGAGATCGCCGCCGGCGCGCCGGTGCAGGAAAGCCGTCAGGTCGCGCTCGATGAGCTGCCTTTCGAGTTCATGATGAACCTGCTGCGGCTGACGGGCGGCTTCGAGAGCCAGCTGTTTACCGAGCGCACCGGCCTGCCCTTGGCTAGAATTGAGCGTGAGCTGAGCGAGGCGGAAGCGCGTGGCCTGCTCGAGCGCGACCATGTCGGCATCCGCCCGACACAGGCCGGCCAGCGTTTTCTCAACGATTTACTGCAACTGTTCCTCAACGGGGAACCGGACTGA
- a CDS encoding FAD-binding oxidoreductase, protein MPDTTLLNAVAGYAEAMADKHQLEQHGSDFSELRHAVGATLAQLHPTRIALTIADIIDETPSTRTLRLVPLAGELPPFQAGQYVNLYVDIDGVQTARPYAISSSPSVRSHYDLTIKRARDGYVSHYLLDRVAVGQRLESSGPMGTFFHNPLFHGSELVFLAGGSGIVPARSMILDMLDRHLPWRFQVIYGNSYADDVIFQQELRELAAAHDNFTLTEIVSRPADGYTGLAGHLSAELIERLVGDVAGRMYYICGPTPFNDNCLAQLAQLGVKRRRIRVEANGAPKCPASLAQWPAHVRQDHEVTVTVHGKGSFRARAGEPLLNSLERNGYAAENACRSGECSLCRVKLLSGEVFNPPEAKLRQSDRDFGWVHTCVAFPTQDIEILL, encoded by the coding sequence ATGCCTGACACTACCCTCCTCAACGCCGTGGCCGGCTATGCCGAGGCAATGGCCGACAAGCACCAGCTGGAGCAGCACGGCAGCGATTTCAGCGAGCTCAGGCACGCAGTCGGCGCAACACTCGCGCAACTGCACCCCACGCGCATCGCGCTCACGATCGCCGACATCATCGACGAGACGCCGAGCACCCGCACGCTCCGCCTGGTGCCGCTCGCAGGCGAGCTGCCGCCGTTCCAGGCGGGGCAGTATGTCAATCTGTACGTGGACATCGACGGCGTGCAGACGGCGCGCCCCTACGCGATCTCGTCGTCGCCGTCGGTGCGCAGCCACTATGACCTGACTATCAAGCGCGCGCGGGATGGCTATGTCAGCCACTACCTGCTCGACCGCGTCGCGGTCGGCCAGCGGCTGGAGAGCAGCGGACCCATGGGCACCTTCTTCCACAACCCGCTGTTTCACGGCAGCGAGCTGGTCTTTCTCGCCGGCGGCTCAGGCATCGTGCCGGCGCGCAGCATGATCCTGGATATGCTCGATCGCCACCTGCCGTGGCGCTTTCAGGTGATCTACGGCAACAGCTACGCCGACGACGTGATCTTCCAGCAGGAATTGCGCGAGCTCGCGGCAGCGCACGACAACTTCACGCTGACCGAAATCGTTTCACGGCCCGCCGACGGCTATACCGGCCTGGCCGGGCATCTGTCGGCGGAACTGATCGAGCGCCTGGTCGGCGATGTGGCAGGCAGGATGTACTACATCTGCGGCCCAACACCGTTTAACGACAATTGCCTGGCCCAGCTGGCGCAGCTGGGCGTCAAGCGCCGGCGCATCCGCGTCGAGGCCAACGGCGCGCCCAAGTGCCCGGCCAGCCTGGCGCAGTGGCCCGCGCATGTGAGGCAGGACCACGAGGTGACGGTCACCGTGCATGGCAAGGGCAGCTTCCGCGCGCGCGCCGGCGAGCCGCTGCTCAACAGCCTGGAGCGTAACGGCTATGCCGCCGAGAACGCCTGCCGCTCGGGCGAATGCAGCCTGTGCCGGGTCAAGCTGCTGTCGGGCGAGGTGTTCAACCCGCCCGAGGCCAAGCTGCGTCAATCCGATCGCGATTTCGGCTGGGTCCACACCTGCGTGGCTTTCCCGACGCAGGACATCGAAATCCTGCTGTAA
- the rdgB gene encoding RdgB/HAM1 family non-canonical purine NTP pyrophosphatase, giving the protein MQQLVIASNNAGKLREFGALLAPLGFDIVPQGQLGVSEAEEPHCTFVENALAKARHASRVTGLPALADDSGICVSALGGAPGVYSARFAGEPKSDSRNNDKLLADLAGQVDRRAHYVAVLVFVRHADDPQPLIAEGEWHGEVLDAPRGEGGFGYDPLFLVPETGKTVAELDADIKNRMSHRGKALVELVAKLRRRDGGAA; this is encoded by the coding sequence ATGCAACAACTGGTTATCGCAAGCAATAACGCGGGCAAGCTGCGCGAGTTCGGCGCACTGCTGGCGCCGCTCGGGTTCGACATCGTGCCGCAGGGCCAGCTGGGCGTGAGCGAGGCGGAAGAACCGCACTGCACCTTCGTCGAGAATGCGCTGGCCAAGGCGCGCCATGCGAGCCGCGTGACCGGCCTGCCGGCGCTGGCCGACGATTCCGGCATCTGCGTATCGGCGCTGGGCGGCGCGCCGGGCGTGTATTCGGCACGCTTCGCCGGCGAGCCGAAATCGGACTCGCGCAACAACGACAAGCTGCTGGCCGACCTGGCCGGGCAGGTCGACCGCCGTGCGCACTATGTGGCGGTGCTGGTGTTCGTGCGCCATGCCGACGACCCGCAGCCGCTGATCGCCGAGGGCGAGTGGCATGGCGAGGTGCTCGACGCGCCGCGCGGGGAGGGCGGTTTCGGTTATGACCCACTGTTCCTGGTGCCGGAAACCGGCAAGACGGTGGCCGAGCTCGACGCCGATATCAAGAACCGCATGAGCCATCGTGGCAAGGCCCTGGTCGAACTGGTGGCGAAGCTGCGCCGCCGCGATGGTGGTGCCGCATGA
- a CDS encoding N-acetyltransferase family protein: MNLHVRLATPADLDRLALLFDAYRQFYTLPADLALSRAYLGERMRKAESLLLVADAGDGLAGFIQMYPTFSSLAADRIYTLEDLFVDPAYRGHGVGRQLMTAAAAAGRERGAVQLVLSTATDNATAQALYESLGWQRDIQFFYYALNLAPLG; the protein is encoded by the coding sequence ATGAACCTGCACGTCCGCCTGGCGACACCCGCCGACCTCGACCGATTGGCGCTACTGTTCGACGCGTATCGCCAGTTCTACACGCTGCCGGCTGACCTCGCGCTGTCGCGTGCCTATCTCGGCGAACGCATGCGCAAGGCCGAATCGCTGCTGCTGGTGGCCGATGCGGGCGACGGGCTGGCCGGCTTCATCCAGATGTACCCGACCTTTTCCTCGCTCGCCGCCGACCGCATCTACACCCTCGAAGACCTGTTCGTCGATCCGGCCTATCGCGGCCACGGCGTCGGCCGCCAGCTGATGACTGCGGCGGCGGCAGCCGGGCGCGAGCGGGGCGCCGTGCAGCTGGTGCTGTCCACCGCCACCGACAATGCGACGGCGCAGGCACTGTACGAATCGCTGGGCTGGCAGCGCGACATACAGTTTTTTTACTACGCGCTGAATCTCGCGCCGCTCGGCTGA
- a CDS encoding NAD(P)/FAD-dependent oxidoreductase — protein sequence MLRLTEVKLPLDHAEPELKAAVLKRLGVKEGDLLGFSIFRRGYDARKRSAISLVYSVDVELRNEAAVLKRLRDDRHIGPAPDMRYQFVAQAPAGLSERPVIIGMGPCGLFAGLILAQMGFRPIILERGKAVRERTKDTWGLWRKSVLNPESNVQFGEGGAGTFSDGKLYSQIKDPKFHSRKVLDEFVKAGAPEEILYVSKPHIGTFRLVGMVEEMRAGIEALGGEVRFQSKVDEIEIDNGQVRGVVLAGGERIATSHVVLAIGHSARDTFQMLYDKGVYVEAKPFSVGFRIEHPQSLIDRARFGDFAGNAILGAADYKLVYHASNGRSVYSFCMCPGGTVVAATSEPNRVVTNGMSQYSRNERNANSGIVVGITPADFPSDHPLAGIELQRELESRAYELGGGGYLAPGQLVGDFIANRPSSGVGEVEPSYKPGVKFGDLNPSLPAYAIEAIREALPAFDKQIKGYAMHDAVLTGVETRTSSPIRITRNRDDYQSLNTRGLFPAGEGAGYAGGILSAAVDGIEVAEAVALSMTGQPAPR from the coding sequence ATGTTGCGACTGACTGAAGTGAAACTCCCCCTTGACCATGCCGAGCCCGAGCTCAAGGCTGCCGTACTCAAGCGGCTTGGCGTGAAGGAGGGCGACCTGCTCGGCTTCAGCATCTTCCGGCGGGGCTACGACGCGCGCAAGAGGAGTGCGATCTCGCTGGTCTACAGCGTCGATGTCGAGCTGCGCAACGAGGCCGCGGTGCTCAAACGCCTGCGTGACGACCGCCACATCGGGCCCGCGCCCGACATGCGCTACCAGTTCGTGGCGCAGGCGCCGGCCGGCTTGAGCGAACGCCCCGTCATCATCGGCATGGGGCCGTGCGGCCTGTTTGCCGGCCTGATCCTGGCCCAGATGGGTTTCCGTCCCATCATCCTCGAGCGTGGCAAGGCCGTGCGCGAGCGCACCAAGGATACTTGGGGCCTGTGGCGCAAGTCGGTACTGAACCCCGAATCCAATGTGCAGTTCGGCGAGGGCGGCGCCGGCACCTTCTCCGACGGCAAGCTCTATAGCCAGATCAAGGACCCGAAATTCCACAGCCGCAAGGTGCTCGACGAGTTCGTCAAGGCTGGCGCGCCGGAGGAGATCCTCTACGTCAGCAAGCCGCATATCGGCACCTTCCGCCTCGTCGGCATGGTCGAGGAGATGCGAGCCGGTATCGAGGCGCTCGGCGGCGAGGTGCGCTTCCAGAGCAAGGTCGACGAGATCGAGATCGACAACGGCCAGGTGCGCGGCGTGGTGCTGGCCGGCGGCGAGCGCATCGCCACCTCGCACGTGGTGCTGGCGATCGGCCACAGCGCGCGCGATACCTTCCAGATGCTTTACGACAAGGGGGTGTATGTCGAGGCGAAGCCGTTCTCGGTCGGCTTCCGCATCGAGCACCCGCAGTCCCTGATCGACCGCGCGCGCTTCGGCGATTTTGCAGGCAACGCCATCCTTGGCGCGGCCGACTACAAGCTCGTCTACCACGCGAGCAACGGCCGCTCGGTATACAGCTTCTGCATGTGCCCGGGCGGGACGGTGGTGGCGGCCACGTCGGAACCGAACCGCGTCGTCACCAACGGCATGAGCCAGTATTCGCGCAACGAGCGCAACGCCAACAGCGGCATCGTCGTCGGCATCACCCCGGCCGATTTCCCGAGCGATCACCCGCTGGCCGGCATCGAGCTGCAGCGCGAGCTGGAGTCGCGCGCCTACGAGCTCGGTGGCGGCGGTTACCTGGCGCCGGGTCAGCTGGTCGGCGACTTCATCGCCAACCGGCCGTCGAGCGGTGTCGGCGAGGTCGAGCCATCCTACAAGCCCGGCGTGAAATTCGGCGATCTGAACCCGAGCCTGCCCGCCTATGCGATCGAGGCGATCCGCGAGGCGCTGCCGGCCTTCGACAAGCAGATCAAGGGCTATGCGATGCACGACGCGGTGCTTACCGGCGTCGAGACGCGCACCTCGTCGCCGATCCGCATCACGCGTAATCGCGACGACTACCAGAGCCTCAATACGCGCGGTCTGTTCCCGGCGGGCGAGGGGGCCGGCTACGCGGGCGGCATCCTGTCGGCCGCGGTCGATGGCATCGAGGTGGCCGAGGCCGTGGCGCTCAGCATGACGGGGCAGCCCGCCCCGCGTTGA
- a CDS encoding putative metalloprotease CJM1_0395 family protein, with the protein MLNSVSSSSGLSYATPQTRGQGQVASGDQAKGQGGTDKASAGNSSQDSQQVDQTNIAQLKARDSAVRAHEQAHIAASGGLAEGGPSFVYQRGPDGKNYAIGGEVNIDASPGRTPQETITKAQLVRAAALAPADPSPQDRSVAAHATQMELQARAELLTQGSQQTAKSRELNGDSNPAIRAYSGADNGSSFNAYA; encoded by the coding sequence ATGCTGAATTCTGTAAGCTCCTCCTCCGGTCTTTCCTACGCCACGCCGCAGACGCGTGGCCAGGGTCAGGTCGCGTCCGGCGATCAGGCCAAGGGCCAGGGTGGCACCGACAAAGCCAGCGCCGGCAATTCATCGCAAGACAGCCAGCAGGTCGACCAGACCAATATCGCTCAACTGAAAGCCCGCGACAGCGCGGTGCGCGCTCACGAACAGGCGCACATCGCCGCCAGTGGCGGGCTGGCTGAGGGCGGCCCGAGCTTCGTCTACCAGCGGGGGCCCGATGGCAAGAATTATGCGATTGGCGGCGAGGTCAATATCGATGCCTCGCCAGGCAGAACGCCACAGGAGACCATTACCAAGGCGCAGCTGGTCAGGGCTGCCGCGCTCGCCCCGGCCGACCCATCGCCGCAGGACCGTTCGGTTGCGGCACACGCCACGCAGATGGAGCTGCAGGCACGAGCCGAGTTGCTGACGCAGGGCTCGCAGCAGACCGCCAAATCACGTGAGTTGAATGGTGACAGCAACCCCGCGATCCGTGCCTATAGCGGCGCGGATAACGGCTCGAGCTTCAACGCCTATGCCTGA
- a CDS encoding TetR/AcrR family transcriptional regulator, with protein MSESSYHHGDLRNALLSAAEQILREQGPEALTLRACARQAGVSHAAPTHHFGNIAGLLTALACIGFQRMLQVQQRMLSDEPSDPTARAKVAGMGYIQFALDNPALFDLMFRDPRIDWQDAALVSAFKAARQPVFDAIHALEATHGPAPGQLSWIKAWSLVHGFSTLATSGLLRNTDSTQPQQDLQELMRKLFD; from the coding sequence ATGAGCGAATCCAGTTATCACCATGGCGATCTGCGCAATGCCTTGCTGTCGGCCGCCGAGCAGATCCTGCGCGAACAGGGGCCGGAGGCGCTGACGCTGCGCGCCTGCGCGCGCCAGGCCGGCGTCTCGCACGCCGCGCCCACCCACCATTTCGGCAATATCGCGGGCCTGTTGACGGCACTGGCCTGCATCGGCTTTCAGCGCATGCTGCAGGTACAGCAGCGGATGCTGAGCGACGAGCCGTCCGATCCCACCGCCCGCGCCAAGGTGGCGGGGATGGGCTATATCCAGTTCGCGCTCGACAACCCGGCGCTGTTCGACCTGATGTTCCGCGATCCCAGAATCGACTGGCAGGATGCGGCGCTGGTCAGCGCCTTCAAGGCGGCGCGCCAGCCGGTGTTCGACGCCATTCACGCGCTCGAGGCCACGCACGGCCCGGCACCGGGGCAACTGAGCTGGATCAAGGCCTGGAGCCTGGTGCACGGCTTCTCGACACTCGCCACCAGCGGCCTCTTGCGCAACACCGACAGCACGCAGCCACAGCAGGACCTGCAGGAACTGATGCGCAAGCTGTTCGACTGA
- a CDS encoding mechanosensitive ion channel domain-containing protein, translated as MPPLSTLFQERTMLLDLFSTILFALLLVVARFVVRRMIVARQDLPPEVRRRWQVTLRNSILLTFLLGLVFIWGHEIRTLAVSLVAIAAAIVLATKELILCLIGGIYRTSSRVFDIGDVVEIGSTRGKVVDRNLLSTTLLVSGSTAAGRLATIPNSLLLNQPVFNDALFGDYTLQLITIPLPTGADWQRAEALLLAAGEAECAPYLSHVSDHAAHVERHRALDVPSVAPRVRLKLPDHEHMELQLQVPLPINGRLSAEQRILHAFMSAWQAPSANAPLAS; from the coding sequence ATGCCGCCACTCTCCACCCTGTTCCAGGAACGCACGATGCTGCTGGACCTGTTCAGCACGATCCTGTTCGCGCTATTGCTGGTCGTTGCCCGCTTCGTGGTCAGGCGCATGATCGTCGCGCGCCAGGATCTGCCGCCGGAAGTCCGCCGGCGCTGGCAGGTGACGCTGCGCAACAGTATCCTGCTGACCTTTCTGCTCGGGCTGGTATTCATCTGGGGGCATGAGATCCGCACGCTGGCCGTGTCGCTGGTCGCCATCGCGGCGGCGATCGTGTTGGCCACCAAGGAGCTGATCCTGTGCCTGATCGGCGGTATCTATCGCACCAGCTCGCGCGTGTTCGACATCGGCGATGTGGTCGAGATCGGCAGCACGCGCGGCAAGGTGGTCGACCGCAACCTGCTGTCCACCACGCTGCTGGTCAGCGGCTCGACGGCGGCCGGCCGGCTGGCCACGATCCCGAACAGCCTTCTGCTGAACCAGCCTGTATTCAACGACGCCCTGTTCGGCGACTACACCTTGCAGCTGATCACGATCCCCCTGCCCACGGGGGCCGACTGGCAGCGCGCCGAGGCGCTGCTGCTGGCCGCAGGCGAGGCCGAATGCGCGCCCTACCTGTCGCACGTGAGCGACCATGCAGCCCACGTCGAGCGCCACCGCGCACTCGACGTACCGAGCGTGGCGCCACGCGTGCGCCTCAAGCTGCCCGATCACGAGCACATGGAGTTGCAGCTGCAGGTGCCGCTGCCGATAAACGGCCGCCTCAGCGCCGAGCAGCGCATCCTGCATGCCTTCATGTCGGCATGGCAGGCGCCTTCCGCCAACGCGCCGCTGGCGAGCTAG
- a CDS encoding RidA family protein produces MKKEIISTERAPKAIGTYSQAVVAGATVYMSGQIGLDPATMEMAEGFEAQTHQVFKNLRAVCEAAGGTTRDIVKLNAYLTDLSNFAKFNEIMGQYFQEPYPARAAVGVASLPRGGVVEADAVMVLS; encoded by the coding sequence ATGAAGAAGGAAATCATCTCCACCGAGCGCGCCCCCAAGGCCATCGGCACCTACTCGCAGGCCGTCGTGGCCGGCGCCACCGTTTACATGTCGGGCCAGATCGGCCTCGATCCGGCCACCATGGAGATGGCCGAGGGCTTCGAAGCGCAGACCCACCAGGTATTCAAGAACCTGCGCGCCGTGTGCGAGGCCGCGGGCGGCACCACGCGTGACATCGTCAAGCTCAATGCCTACCTGACCGATCTGTCGAACTTCGCCAAGTTCAACGAGATCATGGGGCAGTATTTCCAGGAGCCTTACCCGGCGCGCGCTGCAGTCGGCGTTGCCAGCCTGCCGCGCGGCGGCGTGGTCGAGGCCGATGCGGTGATGGTGTTGAGCTGA